GCGGGTCAGCGGATGTCGACGGCCGTGGGCTGCGAGGCGCGCGCCACGACGAAGAGGAACAGTCCGCAGGCCGCGACGAGCAGCCATCCTGGATGCGACGCGGCGGCGAGGCCGGTGGGGCCGGCGCCCGCGACCAGGCCCCCGGCGAGGGCGATACCGACCGCCGCACCGACCTGGCGCGCGGTGGAGGTGATCGCCCCTGCCACGCCGGCCCGGGAGAGCGGCAGACCGCTGACCGCGGTGTTGGTGAGGGGGGCGTTGGCGAAGCCGAACCCGACGCCGATCAGCAGGTGGGCGAGGAGGATGCTGACGCAGTAACCGGGCCGGGTCCAGGTCTTCAAGCAGGTGCTCGCGCACCGCGAACCGAGACTGGTGACCCACTCCGGCCACGAATGGCTCTACGTGCTCGCCGGCCGGCTCCGCCTCGTCCTCGGGGAGCGCGAGATCATCCTCCGGCCGGGCGAAGTGGCCGAGTTCGACACCGGTGAACCCCACTGGTTCGGCCCCGCCGACACCGAAGCGGTGGAAATCCTGCACCTGTTCGGCCCCCACGGCGACCAGGCCGTCGTCCGCACCGGCCCGACAGCGAACGACTGAAGGGCACCCCCTGGTGGCAGGCGGGGCCGAGTACGCCACCTGGCCACCGTGGACTCCAGTTGCCGACCATGAAGGGTGGGCGGTGCCACACTGGCGCCATGGGAAAGCCGCAGACGATCGATGAGTACATCGAGGGCTTCGCGGGGGAGGGCCGCGAGGTGCTGGAGCAGGTACGGGCGCTGGCCGTCGAGGCGGTTCCCACGGCGAGCGAGGCGATCAAGTGGGGCCATCCCGCGTGGGTTCACCCGTCCGGGACGATCCTGTTCATGGTCAGCGGCCACGCGAAGCACGCGAACGTCGTGTTCACCCCCAGCACCCGCGAGGCGTTCGACGCCGACCTCGCCGACTTCGCCACTGGCAAGGGCTCGGTCAAGCTCCCGTACGGCCGGCCCGTGCCGAGCGACCTGCTGCGCCGGATGATCGCGTTCCGGGTGCGCGA
The sequence above is a segment of the Streptomyces asoensis genome. Coding sequences within it:
- a CDS encoding cupin domain-containing protein codes for the protein MLAHREPRLVTHSGHEWLYVLAGRLRLVLGEREIILRPGEVAEFDTGEPHWFGPADTEAVEILHLFGPHGDQAVVRTGPTAND
- a CDS encoding iron chaperone gives rise to the protein MGKPQTIDEYIEGFAGEGREVLEQVRALAVEAVPTASEAIKWGHPAWVHPSGTILFMVSGHAKHANVVFTPSTREAFDADLADFATGKGSVKLPYGRPVPSDLLRRMIAFRVREHEDDGVLWM